TTTACGACCAAGATTAAGAAGATTGCTGTTCCTCACGCCGCTACACCGGCGACTCCCGCCGCCATCGCAGGCACCGTTTGCCCCGCGCGTCGGCTCGCCACAATCAGTTCAGCCGCGCGCTCGCCGATCATCACCGTCGGCGAATTCGTGTTGCCGCCAATCAGCGTCGGCATCACGGACGCATCGACGATCCGCAGCCCCGTCACGCCGCGCACCCGCAACTGCGGATCGACCACAGATTGCGCGTCGCCGCCCATCCGGCACGTAGCCACCGGGTGATAGATCGTGTCGGCATGCTCGGCGATGGTCCGGCGCAAATCTTCCTCGGTCTGGCCGGAATGCGTGTACAGCTCCTTGCCGCCGTGTAGCGCCAGCGAGGGTGCGTCGAGAATGCGCCGCGCCATCTGCGCGCCTTCCACCAGCAGGTCGAGATCGCGCGAGTCGCTGAAAAACCGCGGATCGATCACGGGCGCGGTGCGCGCGTCGGCGCTCGCGAGCGTCACCGTGCCGCGGCTATGCGGACGCAACACGCACACGTGCAGCGAATAGCCGTGGCCCCAGTGCATATGGCGGTTGTGGTCGTCGACAATGGCCGCGCAGAAATGCAGTTGCAGGTCCGGGCGCTCGAGCGTCGGCCGGCTCTTCAAAAAGCCGCCCGCTTCGGCGACGTTGCTCGACAGCATGCCTGTCCCATGCCGCATGAAGGTCACGAACTGCGGCAGCATCCGCGCGATGCCGCGAATCGAAAAGCCGGTCGGCTCGATCGACGACACCCGTTTATTGATCGTGAAGTCGACGTGGTCGATCAGGTTCTGACCGACCACGGGCGCATCGTGCAGCACGTCGATACCGAGCTGTTGCAAATGCGCCGCCGGCCCGATCCCCGAGCACATCAGCAGTTGCGGCGAATTGAACGCGCCCGCTGCGAGCACCACCTCGGCGCGCGCTTCGAGCGTTTCAGTACGGCCGCCGCGCACGATTTCGACGCCGCTCGCGTGCTTGCCGTCGAAGGTCACGCGCAGCACCGTCGCATCGGCGATCGTATGGAGATTGGGCCGCGCGCGATCGTAGATATAAGCACGCGCGACGCTGCAGCGCTGTCCGTCGCGCTGCGTCACCTGATAGAAACCGACGCCTTCCTGGTCCGCCCCGTTGAAATCGGTGTTCAGTTTGTAACCGGCTTCGGTCGCGGCCTGCACGAAGCGCTTCGAAAACGGATTGTGATAGCGCAGATCGGACACCGTTAGCGGGCCGTCCGCGCCGTGCCATGCATCGGCGCCGCGCTCGTTGCCTTCGGCCCGACGGAAATACGGCAGCACGTCGGCCCACGACCAGCCTTCGCAGCCGAGCTGCGCCCATTCGTCGTAATCGAGCGGATGGCCGCGCGTGTAGATCATGGCGTTGATCGCGCTCGACCCGCCGAAGCCCCGCCCGCGCGGCTGATAACCCTGGCGGCCGGCGAGCCCCGGTTGGGGCGTCGTCAGATAGCCGTAGTTGGTTTTGAGTTTGTGCGGCACGACGGCCGCCACGCCCACCGGCATGTTCACGAACAGATTGCGGTCCGTATGCGGACCCGCTTCGATCAGGGCGATCGTCGCGTCGGGGCAGCTATCCGCCAGACGGCTCGCGAGCGAGCAGCCGCCCGAGCCCGCACCGACAATGATGTAGTCGTATTGCATCCGCTCCTCCTGGTGGGGCCGCGTTGCTTGCAGACCCGGTCTCGTGCACACTTGTCTACGTGTGTTTTATCGGCATTGTAGGGAGCGTTCAGGCGCGACGGCGGGTTCGTGTCAGAGCGATCCCTCTAAACGAAAGCCCGCCCGCGACCCTATGATGAAAGACGCGCATGCGCCCGCCAGGCCGCCGCGCACGGCATTCAAACACGGCGCCTCGCACGCCGTCCTCTGAGCGTGCGGCACGACACGCCGCGATAAAACAGCACGCCGTCGATCAGCGGCGGCACGCATCCGGTGAACGGAGACAGCAGATGGATCGGAACAGCTTCGGCCACACCCACGACGTGACAAATCAGGCGCCTCCTCTCGCGGACTACAACCTGTTTTCGAGCGACGTGGCGTTGTCCGCCGCCCTCGACCGCGAAGGGGCCGCGTGGCATCGCGAGGCGTTGCAGCGGCACGGCGCGGCCCTCACCACGCCCGAGACACTTGCGCTTGCCGAACTGGCGAACCGCCACACGCCCGAACTTGTCACACACAGCCCGCGCGGCGAACGCATCGACGCGCTGGAGTTTCATCCTTCGTGGCATACCCTGCTGTCGCTATTGCGCCGCGAAGGCCTGCACGCATTGCCGTTTTCGGATCCGCAGCACGGCGCCATGGTCGCCCGTTGCGCGGGCTATTTCCTGCACGCGCAACTCGAATCCGGCTCCCTCTGCCCGCTGACGATGACCTTCGCGAGCATCCCCGTGTTGCAACGCGAACCCGCGTTGTTCGACACGCTGCGCGACAAGCTCTATGCCCGCGAACACGATCCCCGCGACGTGCCGCTCACGCAAAAAACCTCCGCGATGATCGGCATGGGCATGACCGAGAAACAGGGCGGCTCGGACGTGCGCAGCAATCAAACCTGTGCGTATGCCACGCCCGGCAGCGGCCGCGGCCGCGGCACCGAATACCGCCTGGTCGGACACAAATGGTTTTTCTCCGCGCCGCAATGCGACGCGCATCTGGTGCTCGCCCGCACCGACGATCACGCGAGCCTCTCATGCTTTTTCGTGCCGCGTTTCGCGCCAGATGGCAGCAAGAACGCGGTGCAGATCCAGCGTCTGAAAGACAAGCTCGGTAACCGCTCGAATGCCAGCAGCGAAGTCGAATTCTTCGACGCGTTCGGCATCATGATCGGCGACGAAGGCCGCGGCGTGCCGACCATCATCGAAATGGCGAACTACACGCGGCTCGATTGCGTGATCGGCAGCGCGGCCTTGATGCGCGCGGCGCTGGTGCAGGCGATCCACCATGCCCGGCATCGCAGCGCCTTCGGCCGGCATCTTGCCGATCAGC
The sequence above is drawn from the Paraburkholderia sp. BL23I1N1 genome and encodes:
- a CDS encoding GMC family oxidoreductase, whose amino-acid sequence is MQYDYIIVGAGSGGCSLASRLADSCPDATIALIEAGPHTDRNLFVNMPVGVAAVVPHKLKTNYGYLTTPQPGLAGRQGYQPRGRGFGGSSAINAMIYTRGHPLDYDEWAQLGCEGWSWADVLPYFRRAEGNERGADAWHGADGPLTVSDLRYHNPFSKRFVQAATEAGYKLNTDFNGADQEGVGFYQVTQRDGQRCSVARAYIYDRARPNLHTIADATVLRVTFDGKHASGVEIVRGGRTETLEARAEVVLAAGAFNSPQLLMCSGIGPAAHLQQLGIDVLHDAPVVGQNLIDHVDFTINKRVSSIEPTGFSIRGIARMLPQFVTFMRHGTGMLSSNVAEAGGFLKSRPTLERPDLQLHFCAAIVDDHNRHMHWGHGYSLHVCVLRPHSRGTVTLASADARTAPVIDPRFFSDSRDLDLLVEGAQMARRILDAPSLALHGGKELYTHSGQTEEDLRRTIAEHADTIYHPVATCRMGGDAQSVVDPQLRVRGVTGLRIVDASVMPTLIGGNTNSPTVMIGERAAELIVASRRAGQTVPAMAAGVAGVAA
- a CDS encoding isovaleryl-CoA dehydrogenase — its product is MDRNSFGHTHDVTNQAPPLADYNLFSSDVALSAALDREGAAWHREALQRHGAALTTPETLALAELANRHTPELVTHSPRGERIDALEFHPSWHTLLSLLRREGLHALPFSDPQHGAMVARCAGYFLHAQLESGSLCPLTMTFASIPVLQREPALFDTLRDKLYAREHDPRDVPLTQKTSAMIGMGMTEKQGGSDVRSNQTCAYATPGSGRGRGTEYRLVGHKWFFSAPQCDAHLVLARTDDHASLSCFFVPRFAPDGSKNAVQIQRLKDKLGNRSNASSEVEFFDAFGIMIGDEGRGVPTIIEMANYTRLDCVIGSAALMRAALVQAIHHARHRSAFGRHLADQPLMRNVLADLALESEAATVLFMRLARAFEESADASSAAPAERAWRRIVTPAAKYWVCKRTLEFTGEAMEVWGGNGYVETGPMARFYREAPVNSIWEGSGNVMCLDVLRAIEREPDAAQALSAAWQADAQGHPALSAALGRLAATLTGPAEHREASARRIAQQIVLIAQATLLLKHAPLEVAEAFIATRLADGCGENGRVYGTLPVTFDHAAIIERAFPA